TGGTGCGAGCTCAGGCAACGTCCAAGCGTTCCAAGAGCCAGCCGCGGACGTCCGTCAGCGGGATACGAACCTGCTCCATGGTGTCGCGTTCACGAATCGTCACGGCCTGATCCTCCAACGACTCAAAGTCATAGGTGATGCAGAAAGGAGTGCCAATTTCATCTTGACGGCGGTAACGGCGCCCCACCGCACCCGTCTCGTCATACTCCACATTCCACAGGCCACGAAGACTATTGGTTAGCTCGCGTGCAGGTCCCGCCAATTCTTCCTTCTTCGACAGCGGCAACACCGCGACCTTCACGGGAGACAGGCGTGGGTCAAGGCGCAAAACGATGCGCTTATCGACGCCCCCCTTCGTGTTGGGCGCTTCGTCCTCGGAATACGCTTCAATGAGGAAGGCCATCAGGGAGCGGGTCAGACCCGCCGACGGTTCGATCACCCATGGCGTCCACCGTTCGTTCTTGGCCTGATCGAAGTAGTCCAGCTTCTTGCCGGACTTCTCGGAGTGGGTGCCGAGGTCGTAGCCGGTCCGGTTGGCGATCCCTTCCAGTTCCCCCCACTGTGATCCCTGGAACCCAAAGGTGTACTCAATGTCGACGGTGCGCTTGGAGTAGTGGGACAACTTCTCTTGCGGGTGCTCGTAAAGACGCAGGTTGTCACGATTGACGCCGAGGTCGGTGTACCAAGCAATACGCTGGTCGATCCAGTACTGGTGCCATTCCTCATCGGTTCCGGGCTCAACAAAGAACTCCAGTTCCATCTGCTCAAACTCGCGGGTGCGGAAAATGAAGTTCCCGGGCGTGATCTCATTGCGGAAAGACTTGCCGATCTGGGCAATCCCAAACGGCGGCTTCTTGCGCGCCGAAGTCATGACATTGTCGAAGTTGACAAAGATTCCCTGCGCGGTTTCCGGTCGCAGGTAGTGCAGGCCCTGTTCATCGTCGACGGGACCAAGATAGGTCTTGAGGAGGCCGGAAAACGCCCTCGGCTCCGTCCACTGACCCCGCACGCCACAGTCCGGGCATGCGATCTCAGTCATCGCCACTTCGTCCTCGTCCACACCCTTCTTCTCTGCGAACTGCTCGACCAACTGGTCCTGACGGAAGCGGTGGTGACATGACTGGCACTCGATGAGCGGGTCGGTGAACGCTTCAACGTGACCCGACGCGTTCCATACGGCGGTGGGAAGAATGACAGAGGAGTCAATGCCGACCACGTCCTCACGCATACGGACAACCGTCTTCCACCACTGACGCTTGATGTTCTCTTTGAGTTCGACGCCGAGGGGCCCATAATCCCACGCACTGCGCGTCCCGCCGTAGATTTCACCAGAGGGGAAGACGAATCCACGCCGCTTAGCAAGACTGATGACGGCGTCCAGAGTTGAAGTGTCCTGAGCCACGCTTATCTCCTCAAACAAAACTAATAGTCAGCCAGCCAGTCTACCGAGTTCCACCGCATACTGAGGCCTGCGCCCATGTGACCTGCGGCTAGCTGGCGACCACTATATTGACAATGGTTCTCACTAAGAACACCATTGGAAGATGCACACTGCCATTGCACTTCAAGATGTCGAGGCCGGCTACCGGGGCCACGTCGTCCTCCACGACCTGACTCTCAAGATCGACGAGGGCGAGTGTGTGGC
This genomic stretch from Schaalia sp. JY-X169 harbors:
- a CDS encoding glycine--tRNA ligase is translated as MAQDTSTLDAVISLAKRRGFVFPSGEIYGGTRSAWDYGPLGVELKENIKRQWWKTVVRMREDVVGIDSSVILPTAVWNASGHVEAFTDPLIECQSCHHRFRQDQLVEQFAEKKGVDEDEVAMTEIACPDCGVRGQWTEPRAFSGLLKTYLGPVDDEQGLHYLRPETAQGIFVNFDNVMTSARKKPPFGIAQIGKSFRNEITPGNFIFRTREFEQMELEFFVEPGTDEEWHQYWIDQRIAWYTDLGVNRDNLRLYEHPQEKLSHYSKRTVDIEYTFGFQGSQWGELEGIANRTGYDLGTHSEKSGKKLDYFDQAKNERWTPWVIEPSAGLTRSLMAFLIEAYSEDEAPNTKGGVDKRIVLRLDPRLSPVKVAVLPLSKKEELAGPARELTNSLRGLWNVEYDETGAVGRRYRRQDEIGTPFCITYDFESLEDQAVTIRERDTMEQVRIPLTDVRGWLLERLDVA